The genomic region TGTTCGGGCGCACGATGGGCATCAAGGACGCGCTCGTGCTCGCGTTCGGGCCGCCGGCGATCTTCGGACTGGGCACCGCGGGCGGCTTCGAGTTCTACATCCAGAACCGCGGCGACGGCGGCGCGAAGCGGCTGCAGGAGGTGACCTACGCGTTCCTCGGCCGCGCGAACGCCGACCCGATGCTGGGCGGCGCGCAGACGCTGTGGCGCGCCACCGTGCCGCAGGTGCGCGTCGACGTCGACCGCGAGAAGGCGAAGAAGCTCGGCGTCTCGCTGGACGATCTGTTCAGCGCGCTCGCCGGGACGCTCGGGTCCTACTACGTGAACGACTTCAACAAGTACGGCCGGACCTGGCAGGTCCTGATGTCGGCCGAGCCTTCGTTCCGCAAGCGACCCGACGACATCGGCGGCGTGTACGTGCGCGCGCGCGACGGCTCGATGGTCCCGATCAGCTCGCTCGCCGACGTGAAGTTCACCTCGGGGCCGGACTCGCTCGACCGCTTCAACAACCTGCCGGCGGTGAAGATCATCGGCCAGGGCGCCCCCGGCGTGTCCTCGGGCCAGGCGATCGCCCGCGTCGAGGCGATCGCGCGCGAGGTCCTGCCGCCCGACTTCAGCTTCGACTGGGGCGGCACGAGCTTCCAGGAGAAGCGCTCGTCCGGAGCGTCGACTTTCGCACTCGCGCTCGCGGTGATCATGGTGTTCCTGATCCTCGCCGCGCAGTACGAGCGCTGGTCGCTGCCGCTCTCCGTGCTGTTCGCGCTGCCGTTCGGCACCTTCGGCGCGCTGGCGGCGGTGTGGCTGCGGGGGCTCACCAACGACGTCTACTTCCAGATCGGCCTGGTGACGCTGCTCGGACTCGCCGCGAAGAACGCGATCCTGATCGTCGAGTACGCGGTGCTGAAGCACGAGGAAGGGTTGTCCGCGTCCGCCGCCGCGATCGAGGCGGCGCGGCTGCGCTTCCGCCCGATCCTGATGACTTCGCTCGCGTTCATCCTCGGGGTGCTGCCGCTCGCGATCTCGGTGGGCGCGGGCGCCGGCGCGCGCCATTCGGTCGGCACCGGCGTCATGGGCGGGATGCTCGCGGCGACCTTCCTCGCGATCTTCTTCGTGCCGCTGTTCTTCAAGGTCATCTTCGAGCGGCGGCTGACCGAGCATCGCTCGCACGACGATCTCATCGCGGAGATCGACCATGCGCGCGCGATGCACGCGCGGCCTCCGGCGCAGACGCCGGGCCACCCGCCGATCTCCGAACCGCGAGGCGACCATGCGTAAGCCCCTGTCGCGAACCCTCATCGCGATCGCCCTGGGCGCGGCGATCGGCGGCTGCGCCGTGACGCAGCCGAAGCCGCCGGCGTCCGACCTGCCGGCGTCGACACCGCCCACGGCCGCCGAACTCGCGCTCCTCGAGCACTGGTGGACCGCGTTCGGCGACCCGCGGTTGACCGCGCTCGTCGAAGAGGCGATGGCGAACAACCTCGACGTCGCCTCGGCGTTCGCGCGCGTCGAACTCGCCCGGGCGCAGGTGCTGCTCGCGTCGTCGTACCTGTATCCGTACGGCAACCTCGCGGTCGGCGCATCGCGATCGCGCATCAGCGGCGTCGGCTCGCAGCCGATGCCCGCGGGGACGCCGCTCATCTCCAACGACTTCTCGGTGAGTCTCGAACTCGGCTACGAGCTCGACCTGTGGGGCAAGTACCGCAGCGGCACGCTCGCCGCGCGGAACGAACTCGCGGCGTCGCGCTACTTCCGCGAGTCGGTGCGCGCCGCGGTCGCGGCCGACACCGCGACCACCTACTTCCGGCTGCGGGCCGCCGATGCCCAGTTGAAGCTGCAGCAGGAAACGCTCGTCACCCGCGAGGGCACGGTGCGGCTGCAGAAGGACCGTTTCGACGCCGGCATCATCGGCGAATACGATCTCAAGCAGGCCGAGGCCGAGCGCTCCAACGTCATCGCCAACATCGCGCGCGCGAAGCAGGGCATCGGGCTCCTCGAAGGCGCGCTCGCCTCGCTCACCGGCCGTTCGCCGCGCGAGGTCTTCACGCCGGACATCGCGCGCGCCGCGCCGGACGCCGCGATCCTCAAGGTGCCGGAGCTGCCGCAGGGACTCCCGTCGGGATTGATGGAGCGCCGGCCGGACATCCGCCGCGCGGAAGCACTGCTCGCCGCGTCCGACCTCCGCATCCAGCAGGCGAAGGCCGCCTACTACCCGTCGATCTCGCTCACCGCCGCGTACGGCTCGGAATCGGCCGCGCTGGCCGACCTGTTCACCTCGCCCGCGTCGATCTGGCGCTTCGGCGCGGCGCTGCTGCAGCCGCTCTTCGGCCTGAAGGCCATCGAGGCGAACGTCCAGGCGTCGGAGGCCCGCCGTGCCGAAGCGGTCGTGCTCTACGGCCAGACGGTGCAGGCGGCGTTCCGCGACGTTCACGACGCGCTCGTCGTCCACAAGACCGCGCGCGAGATCCTCGCGGCCGAATCGATGCGCCGCGACCAGCTCGCCGCGGCGCTCGACGTCGCGAAGCTGCGCTACGACGCCGGCAGGACGTCGTTCCTCGAAGTGCTCGACGCGCAGCGCACGCTGCTCCTCGCGGACACCGAGCGCATCGTCGCCGCGCGCGACACGCAGATCGCCATCGTGGCCTTCGCGAAGGCGCTGGGCGGCGGCTGGGAGCCGGTGCCGTTCGACGCCGCGATGCAATGACACTC from Burkholderiales bacterium harbors:
- a CDS encoding efflux transporter outer membrane subunit; its protein translation is MRKPLSRTLIAIALGAAIGGCAVTQPKPPASDLPASTPPTAAELALLEHWWTAFGDPRLTALVEEAMANNLDVASAFARVELARAQVLLASSYLYPYGNLAVGASRSRISGVGSQPMPAGTPLISNDFSVSLELGYELDLWGKYRSGTLAARNELAASRYFRESVRAAVAADTATTYFRLRAADAQLKLQQETLVTREGTVRLQKDRFDAGIIGEYDLKQAEAERSNVIANIARAKQGIGLLEGALASLTGRSPREVFTPDIARAAPDAAILKVPELPQGLPSGLMERRPDIRRAEALLAASDLRIQQAKAAYYPSISLTAAYGSESAALADLFTSPASIWRFGAALLQPLFGLKAIEANVQASEARRAEAVVLYGQTVQAAFRDVHDALVVHKTAREILAAESMRRDQLAAALDVAKLRYDAGRTSFLEVLDAQRTLLLADTERIVAARDTQIAIVAFAKALGGGWEPVPFDAAMQ